From the Saimiri boliviensis isolate mSaiBol1 chromosome X, mSaiBol1.pri, whole genome shotgun sequence genome, one window contains:
- the SLC25A5 gene encoding ADP/ATP translocase 2, whose amino-acid sequence MTDAAVSFAKDFLAGGVAAAISKTAVAPIERVKLLLQVQHASKQITADKQYKGIIDCVVRIPKEQGVLSFWRGNLANVIRYFPTQALNFAFKDKYKQIFLGGVDKRTQFWRYFAGNLASGGAAGATSLCFVYPLDFARTRLAADVGKAGAEREFRGLGDCLVKIYKSDGIRGLYQGFNVSVQGIIIYRAAYFGIYDTAKGMLPDPKNTHIVISWMIAQTVTAVAGLTSYPFDTVRRRMMMQSGRKGTDIMYTGTLDCWRKIARDEGGKAFFKGAWSNVLRGMGGAFVLVLYDEIKKYT is encoded by the exons ATGACAGATGCCGCTGTGTCCTTCGCCAAGGACTTCCTGGCAGGTGGAGTGGCCGCAGCCATCTCCAAGACGGCGGTAGCGCCCATCGAGCGGGTCAAGCTGCTGCTGCAG GTACAGCATGCCAGCAAGCAGATCACCGCAGATAAGCAATACAAGGGCATTATAGACTGCGTGGTCCGTATTCCCAAGGAACAGGGAGTCCTGTCCTTCTGGCGTGGTAACCTGGCCAATGTCATCAGATACTTCCCCACTCAGGCTCTTAACTTCGCCTTCAAAGATAAATACAAGCAGATCTTCCTGGGTGGTGTGGACAAGAGGACCCAGTTTTGGCGCTACTTTGCGGGAAATCTGGCATCAGGCGGTGCTGCTGGGGCCACATCCTTGTGTTTTGTGTACCCTCTTGATTTTGCCCGTACCCGTCTAGCAGCAGATGTGGGTAAAGCTGGAGCTGAAAGGGAATTCCGAGGCCTCGGCGACTGCCTGGTTAAGATCTACAAATCTGATGGGATTAGGGGTCTGTACCAAGGCTTTAACGTGTCTGTGCAGGGTATTATCATCTACCGAGCTGCCTACTTCGGTATCTATGACACTGCAAAGG GAATGCTTCCGGATCCCAAGAACACTCACATCGTTATCAGCTGGATGATCGCACAGACTGTCACTGCTGTTGCCGGGTTGACTTCCTATCCATTTGACACTGTTCGCCGCCGCATGATGATGCAGTCGGGGCGCAAAGGAA CTGACATCATGTACACAGGCACACTTGACTGCTGGAGGAAGATTGCTCGTGATGAAGGAGGCAAAGCTTTCTTCAAGGGTGCATGGTCCAATGTTCTCAGAGGCATGGGTGGTGCTTTTGTACTTGTCTTGTATGATGAAATCAAGAAATACACATAA